The following are encoded together in the Bicyclus anynana chromosome 2, ilBicAnyn1.1, whole genome shotgun sequence genome:
- the LOC112047380 gene encoding uncharacterized protein LOC112047380 translates to MEYGTGNSKRYINVTKLYMELGPSLCASLPGFHALTGCDYNPSFFQKGKIRPYKILIKNQNYQKALTDLGVAHITESRKEILPILEAFICEIYGYKNISNINAARFQKFCVTYKANTEDEPFKKTLKNCDPSTLPPCKAELQQHLLRTQYITSIWRNAYLRFPSSLTPNRNGWTLHEDTLHFHWFDGDCMPQSVFDAIVHENNKQNNIGNDTTDNAGVSELDTDESEVDSDSSDEGASTEEE, encoded by the exons ATGGAGTATGGCACTGGGAACTCTAAAAGGTACATcaatgtaacaaaattatacatGGAATTAGGGCCATCTTTATGTGCAAGTTTACCTGGTTTTCATGCATTAACAGGATGCGATTATAATCCATCATTTTtccaaaaaggaaaaataaggccatataaaatattgataaaaaatcaaaattatcaaaaagctTTAACAGATCTTGGAGTTGCACATATTACCGAATCACGTAAAGAAATTTTGCCAATTTTGGAAGCATTTATTTGTGAAATTTatggatataaaaatatatcaaatataaatGCAGCACGGTTTCAAAAATTTTGTGTAACTTACAAAGCTAACACTGAAGATGAACCtttcaaaaaaactttaaaaaattgtgatCCCTCTACTTTACCTCCGTGCAAAGCTGAATTACAACAACATCTTTTAAGAACGCAATATATAACGAGTATTTGGAGAAATGCATATTTGCGATTCCCCAGCAGTTTGACACCGAATAGAAACGGATGGACACTTCATGAGGATACGCTACATTTCCACTGGTTCGACGGAGATTGTATGCCGCAATCAGTATTCGACGCTATTGTTcatgaaaacaataaacaaaataatattggaaATGATACTACAG ATAATGCAGGGGTATCCGAATTAGACACAGATGAATCTGAAGTTGATTCTGATAGCTCTGATGAAGGAGCATCTACAGAAGAAGAATGA